From a region of the Sinorhizobium sp. B11 genome:
- a CDS encoding class I SAM-dependent methyltransferase yields MTRNTSTTTAKNWFDMGGRAYALFRPEYPAGLSKFLAETVGGRGCAVDVGCGTGQLTRQLAEHFHKVIGIDPSEDQIANAQGPSNVDYLRAPAEQLPLPDASASLITAAQAAHWFDRPRFYAEVRRVVDDGAIIALLSYGVMRLAPSDLQHRFDRFYSDEIGPYWPPERKLVDSGYADIEFPFEEMPYPEMTIDRVWELGEFLGYLSTWSAVRRVNEAGRDDILEGFVRDVSSLWGEPTRKLPISWPINMRLGKI; encoded by the coding sequence ATGACTAGGAACACCTCGACAACCACTGCGAAAAACTGGTTCGACATGGGCGGCAGGGCCTATGCGTTGTTCAGACCGGAATATCCGGCCGGGCTTTCGAAGTTTCTGGCTGAGACCGTCGGCGGCAGGGGTTGCGCGGTCGATGTCGGATGCGGCACCGGGCAACTGACGCGACAACTCGCGGAGCATTTCCACAAGGTCATTGGCATCGATCCCAGCGAAGACCAGATCGCCAATGCCCAGGGTCCTTCGAACGTCGACTATCTCCGTGCCCCCGCAGAACAGCTCCCCCTGCCCGACGCAAGCGCGAGCTTGATCACCGCAGCGCAGGCGGCCCACTGGTTCGACCGCCCGCGTTTCTACGCCGAGGTCCGCCGTGTCGTCGACGACGGCGCGATCATCGCGTTGCTCAGTTATGGCGTGATGCGGCTTGCACCTTCCGACCTGCAGCACCGGTTCGACAGGTTCTACAGCGATGAAATCGGTCCCTACTGGCCGCCGGAGCGCAAGCTTGTGGATTCCGGCTATGCCGACATCGAGTTTCCATTCGAAGAGATGCCCTATCCCGAAATGACGATCGATCGTGTCTGGGAGCTTGGAGAATTCCTGGGTTACCTGTCGACCTGGTCCGCCGTCCGGCGCGTGAACGAGGCCGGGCGCGACGATATTCTGGAGGGCTTCGTACGCGATGTCTCGTCCCTATGGGGCGAGCCAACGCGGAAGCTGCCGATTTCCTGGCCGATCAATATGCGATTGGGCAAGATATGA
- a CDS encoding MarR family transcriptional regulator translates to MSDKDRPGLGELLRYVGELVDQGAAERYRAMDIDYRPRYTPVLRALSAGAVTVTDITTASRLTQGAISQTVSLMLKDDLVVRHDLEDGRKSGLKLTRRGLELLKRLEPHWETTFRAIGALETEIGFPLLEMLGSLAAALERQGFADRLADAERAGKTDD, encoded by the coding sequence ATGAGCGACAAAGACAGGCCCGGTCTGGGCGAACTCCTTCGATATGTCGGCGAATTGGTGGACCAGGGCGCAGCCGAGCGGTATCGGGCCATGGATATTGACTACCGCCCCCGCTATACGCCCGTGCTCCGTGCCCTCAGCGCAGGAGCCGTCACGGTGACTGATATCACGACCGCCAGCCGCCTCACGCAAGGGGCGATCAGCCAGACCGTGAGCCTGATGCTGAAGGACGATCTGGTCGTTCGGCACGATCTGGAAGACGGACGCAAGAGCGGCCTGAAACTGACCAGGCGCGGCCTGGAACTTCTGAAGAGGCTGGAACCCCATTGGGAAACGACGTTCCGCGCCATCGGCGCGCTTGAGACGGAAATCGGATTCCCGCTGCTCGAGATGTTGGGAAGCCTTGCGGCCGCCCTTGAAAGACAGGGCTTTGCCGACCGGCTGGCGGATGCGGAACGTGCAGGAAAGACGGATGACTAG
- a CDS encoding DUF3237 domain-containing protein yields MTTSPLIGSDLLLGRADGMFQEDVRLLLAADDCGLILMTCRGVRRSSQSADECLADGVEYDVFEIL; encoded by the coding sequence ATGACGACGTCGCCGCTGATCGGTTCCGACCTCCTTCTCGGACGCGCGGACGGTATGTTTCAGGAGGATGTGAGGCTCCTGCTTGCCGCTGACGACTGCGGTCTGATCCTGATGACCTGTCGCGGCGTGAGGCGCTCCTCCCAGAGCGCCGATGAGTGTCTCGCTGATGGTGTCGAATACGATGTGTTCGAGATTCTATGA
- a CDS encoding helix-turn-helix transcriptional regulator — MDCRPISQMLGRIGDKWTIMTITMLLDGPRRFNELRRLIGGISQQMLTRTLRALENDGLVSRKVYPTIPPQVEYSLTTLGRSLAEPLTQLTRWVLSNMSEIERNRLEAANGSR, encoded by the coding sequence ATGGACTGTCGTCCAATCAGCCAGATGCTTGGCCGCATTGGTGACAAGTGGACGATCATGACGATCACGATGCTGCTGGATGGCCCGAGGAGATTTAACGAACTGCGCCGGCTTATCGGGGGCATCAGCCAGCAGATGCTGACACGGACCTTGCGTGCGCTTGAAAACGACGGTCTCGTTTCCAGAAAAGTCTATCCGACAATCCCGCCTCAGGTGGAATATAGCCTTACCACCCTCGGCAGGTCGCTTGCCGAGCCTTTGACGCAGCTGACGCGCTGGGTTCTGTCGAACATGAGTGAAATTGAGCGCAACCGCCTGGAGGCTGCCAACGGTTCCCGCTAG
- a CDS encoding PAS domain-containing protein has product MTGKAVHSFEIVEEVASDAGIYTWDIVRNLVFADSALAELFGMDADATVRGLPLEDYLERVHPDDKPDLAKTISQAIVAEIAQQNIYRVQGSDGRYRTVAAFGRAFRDQSGSPVLYSGIVVPVTDCEDAKPVAH; this is encoded by the coding sequence ATGACTGGCAAAGCCGTTCACTCGTTCGAGATCGTCGAAGAAGTGGCCTCGGATGCGGGGATCTATACCTGGGATATCGTCAGGAATCTCGTCTTCGCAGACAGCGCGCTCGCCGAGCTTTTCGGCATGGATGCCGACGCCACGGTGCGAGGCCTGCCGCTGGAAGACTATCTTGAGCGTGTCCATCCCGATGACAAGCCGGATCTCGCAAAGACGATCTCGCAGGCGATCGTCGCCGAAATTGCCCAGCAGAACATCTATCGCGTCCAGGGCAGCGATGGCCGCTACCGGACGGTCGCGGCCTTCGGCCGGGCCTTTCGCGACCAGAGCGGTTCGCCCGTGCTCTATTCCGGCATCGTCGTGCCGGTGACCGACTGCGAGGATGCCAAACCGGTGGCGCATTAG
- a CDS encoding helix-turn-helix transcriptional regulator translates to MKGKRTDMGDAQCGIARSLQAVGDWWSLLIIREAFKGLRRFSEFQKSLGLAKNILSVRLRKLVEEGIFTVEPDPDSALSHLYLLTPKGRQLSVVLVALWQWGEEHCFAEGELNYAIVDSLNRQPLQKLQLAARDGRPLESRQFRIDPRDR, encoded by the coding sequence ATGAAGGGCAAGCGAACTGACATGGGGGATGCCCAGTGCGGGATCGCGCGGTCTCTGCAAGCCGTCGGTGATTGGTGGTCGCTCCTCATCATCAGGGAGGCTTTCAAGGGGCTTCGACGGTTTTCCGAGTTTCAGAAGAGCCTCGGGCTCGCAAAGAACATCCTGTCGGTTCGCCTGCGAAAGCTCGTGGAGGAGGGCATCTTCACGGTGGAGCCGGACCCTGACTCCGCACTCAGCCATCTCTATCTCCTGACGCCGAAAGGCCGCCAGCTGAGCGTGGTCCTCGTCGCTCTCTGGCAATGGGGAGAAGAGCATTGCTTTGCAGAGGGTGAACTGAACTATGCGATCGTGGACAGCCTGAACCGGCAACCCTTGCAGAAGCTTCAGCTTGCGGCCCGAGACGGCCGGCCTCTGGAATCCCGACAGTTTCGCATTGATCCCCGGGATCGTTGA
- a CDS encoding helix-turn-helix transcriptional regulator, which translates to MDVTARPAGADCRGVSEILSRVGDKWTIQVVVALRLGALRFNGLKRQIGGISQQMLTRTLKTLERDGMIARTVHPSTPPQVEYTLTPLGHSLSETVRHLADWAAENRGSIEDNRLRYDADHP; encoded by the coding sequence ATGGATGTGACTGCAAGGCCGGCAGGCGCCGACTGCAGGGGTGTCAGCGAGATCCTCAGCCGGGTCGGCGACAAATGGACGATCCAGGTCGTCGTCGCACTTCGGCTGGGTGCTCTCCGCTTCAACGGGCTGAAGCGCCAGATCGGCGGCATCTCGCAGCAGATGCTGACGCGAACGCTGAAGACGCTGGAACGCGACGGCATGATCGCCAGAACCGTCCACCCCAGCACCCCGCCGCAGGTCGAATATACCTTGACCCCGCTCGGCCATTCCCTGTCGGAAACCGTCCGCCACCTGGCCGACTGGGCAGCTGAAAACAGGGGCAGCATCGAGGACAACCGCCTGCGCTACGACGCCGATCATCCATGA
- a CDS encoding AraC family transcriptional regulator produces MKAALRNYHARMQRVLDHIDRHLDDDLDLDALSAIAAFSKFHFHRQFSATFGLSVHRYVQLARLKRASHHLASNGDQSVTDIAMDAGYGAPDAFARAFRQRFGQSPSSFRRSPDWAPWLAAFRPLENARSKLMQITYEEDDVTIREVPPTPVAILEHRGDRANLGTSIERFIAWRKAAGLSPETSPTFNIFRSPRIPANPADYSMDICVGTDRPIDADDEVMKSGVIPAGRCAVIRVVHDTHNLEPAALYLYRDWLPASGEEARDFPIYCQRHFSFFPDVPVHEVVVELFLPLK; encoded by the coding sequence ATGAAGGCGGCGCTTCGAAACTACCATGCCCGGATGCAGCGGGTGCTCGATCACATAGACCGGCATCTGGATGACGATCTGGACCTGGACGCGCTGAGCGCTATCGCAGCCTTTTCGAAGTTTCACTTTCACCGGCAGTTCTCGGCAACCTTTGGTCTGTCGGTGCATCGCTATGTCCAGCTCGCCCGCTTGAAGCGCGCTTCGCACCATCTGGCGTCAAACGGCGACCAGAGTGTCACCGACATAGCAATGGATGCCGGTTACGGTGCACCGGATGCCTTTGCCCGCGCCTTTCGGCAACGGTTCGGGCAATCGCCTTCCTCGTTCCGGAGATCGCCCGACTGGGCTCCGTGGCTTGCCGCCTTCAGGCCCCTCGAAAACGCAAGGAGCAAGCTCATGCAGATAACCTATGAAGAAGACGACGTGACGATCCGCGAAGTGCCGCCAACCCCGGTGGCGATCCTGGAACACCGGGGCGACCGGGCAAATCTCGGCACCAGCATCGAGCGGTTCATCGCCTGGCGCAAGGCCGCCGGCCTGTCACCGGAGACGAGCCCCACCTTCAACATCTTCCGGTCCCCGAGGATCCCCGCCAATCCGGCGGATTACAGCATGGACATCTGTGTTGGCACCGACCGGCCGATCGATGCCGACGACGAGGTGATGAAATCGGGCGTGATCCCGGCCGGCCGCTGCGCGGTCATCCGCGTCGTTCACGACACCCACAACCTGGAGCCTGCAGCCCTCTATCTCTACCGGGACTGGCTTCCGGCAAGCGGCGAGGAAGCCCGCGATTTCCCGATCTATTGCCAGCGGCATTTCTCCTTCTTCCCTGATGTGCCGGTCCATGAGGTCGTCGTGGAATTGTTC
- a CDS encoding MarR family transcriptional regulator, translated as MSSLIDPPVDDTYRSLGYALKRAQQALRGHLDNELRNIGLTTPQYSVLAGLEFNAGLSSAELARRAFVTAQTMQSIIATLERDGLVKRTAHPVHGRVLTTELTPDGRSALRAAHEIVAKAEALTRDAVAPGDPEVIYAALLRIAEAMR; from the coding sequence ATGTCCAGCCTGATTGATCCCCCGGTGGATGACACCTACCGTTCGCTCGGATATGCGCTGAAGCGGGCCCAGCAGGCGCTGCGGGGCCATCTCGACAATGAACTTCGAAACATCGGATTGACGACCCCGCAATATTCGGTGCTGGCGGGGCTCGAGTTCAACGCGGGCCTGTCAAGCGCGGAGCTGGCGCGGCGCGCCTTCGTGACAGCGCAGACGATGCAGTCCATCATCGCCACACTCGAACGGGACGGCCTCGTGAAACGAACCGCCCACCCGGTGCATGGCCGGGTCCTGACGACCGAACTCACGCCGGACGGCCGGTCGGCATTGCGCGCGGCCCACGAGATTGTCGCCAAGGCGGAAGCCCTGACCCGAGACGCCGTTGCGCCCGGCGATCCGGAGGTCATCTATGCAGCCTTGCTGCGGATAGCAGAAGCCATGCGGTGA
- a CDS encoding glutathione binding-like protein → MNLFYYPGACSLADHIALIEAGLAYRLTSIRHDKTTEDGRDFLSINPKGYIPTLELEDGAILTENQVILAYIAEKSGKLLPGDGIIRWRALEALAFMSSEIHSRYQPFFRNFPEPEKERAREKLAQSFAILAGQMGDKTFLVSDEMTIADCYLFWVLTVAPRSGVELPEALGRFLAHMRTLPSVTQALAEEGLG, encoded by the coding sequence ATGAACCTCTTCTACTATCCCGGCGCCTGCAGCCTTGCCGATCATATCGCGCTCATCGAGGCCGGGCTTGCCTACAGGCTCACCAGCATCCGGCATGACAAGACGACGGAGGACGGGCGCGATTTCCTGTCGATCAACCCCAAGGGCTACATTCCCACGCTCGAACTCGAGGACGGAGCGATCCTGACGGAGAACCAGGTCATCCTGGCCTATATCGCCGAGAAGAGCGGCAAGCTGCTGCCCGGGGACGGCATCATACGCTGGCGCGCGCTCGAGGCGCTCGCCTTCATGTCGTCGGAGATCCACTCACGGTACCAGCCCTTTTTCCGGAATTTCCCGGAGCCGGAGAAGGAGCGCGCCCGCGAAAAGCTCGCGCAGTCCTTCGCCATCCTTGCCGGCCAGATGGGCGACAAGACGTTCCTGGTCAGCGACGAGATGACGATTGCCGATTGCTACCTGTTCTGGGTGCTGACGGTCGCGCCGAGGAGCGGCGTCGAACTGCCGGAGGCGCTCGGCAGGTTCCTCGCCCATATGCGAACGCTGCCTTCGGTGACGCAGGCCCTTGCCGAGGAGGGGCTCGGCTGA
- a CDS encoding transglutaminase domain-containing protein translates to MTCLDRWTAHTPMSDPGQQAQAIAAFPDEVGHLAGIVQGLLVHSSWLADYGLDASKLGPSARQTLPIAERLADIMQRDDRPLAQARPADRRSVGTCRDFALMLCAFLRSKGVPARVRCGFASYFSAEWEDHWICEYRDGGTGEWRLADAQIDAMLRRRKHIEFDAADMPRSAFLMAGEAWLTCRRGEAEPASFGHGGTIGLWFLKINVLRDHLVLNDRETSEWDRWREAPEASRQVPPDELAWLDDLAARPYQSLVARKPDWLA, encoded by the coding sequence ATGACCTGCCTCGACCGATGGACCGCCCACACGCCGATGTCCGACCCCGGCCAACAGGCGCAGGCTATCGCAGCTTTCCCCGACGAGGTCGGGCATCTCGCCGGCATCGTCCAGGGCCTGCTGGTGCATTCCAGCTGGCTTGCGGACTATGGTCTCGACGCCTCGAAGCTCGGGCCGAGCGCGCGCCAGACCCTGCCGATCGCCGAACGGCTTGCCGACATCATGCAGCGCGACGACCGACCCCTTGCCCAGGCGCGGCCGGCCGACAGGCGATCCGTTGGAACATGCCGGGATTTTGCGCTGATGCTTTGTGCATTTCTCCGCAGCAAGGGCGTTCCCGCGCGTGTGCGATGCGGCTTCGCATCCTATTTTTCGGCGGAGTGGGAAGATCACTGGATCTGCGAATATCGGGATGGCGGGACGGGCGAGTGGCGGCTTGCCGACGCACAGATTGACGCGATGCTGAGACGCAGGAAACACATTGAATTCGACGCTGCCGACATGCCCCGCAGCGCTTTCCTCATGGCAGGGGAAGCCTGGCTGACATGCCGCCGCGGAGAGGCCGAGCCCGCAAGCTTCGGCCATGGCGGCACGATCGGTCTCTGGTTCCTGAAGATCAATGTCCTGCGCGACCACCTTGTCCTGAACGATCGGGAGACCTCCGAATGGGATCGCTGGCGCGAGGCACCGGAGGCAAGCCGGCAGGTGCCACCCGATGAGCTGGCATGGCTGGATGATCTCGCCGCCCGCCCGTATCAGTCGCTCGTCGCCCGCAAACCGGACTGGCTGGCCTAG
- a CDS encoding VOC family protein yields the protein MARLIGPDFIGIQTRDLDAARTFYQDIVGLTPSAKAPPGAVVFETQPIPFAVRTPIGDFDDTDKLGVGIAIWFGCDDADELHAHLCERDVPIAFPPKDGPFGRYFAFVDPFGYTITAHTVLAKQ from the coding sequence ATGGCTCGCCTCATTGGACCGGATTTCATCGGGATTCAGACAAGGGATCTGGACGCCGCACGGACCTTCTACCAGGATATTGTCGGGCTCACGCCTTCGGCAAAAGCCCCTCCGGGTGCGGTTGTTTTCGAAACGCAGCCCATCCCCTTCGCCGTCCGCACGCCGATCGGGGACTTTGACGATACGGACAAGCTCGGGGTCGGCATCGCGATCTGGTTCGGCTGCGACGATGCCGACGAATTGCACGCGCATCTCTGCGAGCGCGACGTGCCCATAGCCTTCCCGCCGAAGGACGGTCCGTTCGGACGCTATTTCGCCTTCGTCGATCCGTTCGGCTATACGATCACGGCGCATACTGTCCTGGCGAAGCAGTAG
- a CDS encoding GFA family protein — translation MERIEREVSGGCQCGAVRYHATAMHDNSHLCHCRMCQKASGNVFAALVAAPDDALTWTRGRPQVWKSSELVERGFCANCGTPLFFHHLENGRTNLMIGSLDDPHAFPPHASTCTENMVGWFDTITGIENTGATETNGADWAAAIKESSNQHPDHDTSSWMVKGRDG, via the coding sequence ATGGAGCGTATCGAGAGGGAAGTGAGCGGCGGCTGCCAGTGCGGGGCCGTGCGCTACCACGCAACCGCGATGCACGACAATTCGCATCTCTGCCATTGCCGCATGTGCCAGAAAGCCTCGGGCAACGTCTTTGCCGCGCTTGTCGCCGCGCCCGACGATGCGCTCACCTGGACACGCGGCAGGCCTCAAGTCTGGAAGAGCTCGGAGCTTGTCGAGCGCGGCTTCTGCGCCAATTGCGGCACGCCCTTGTTCTTCCACCACCTCGAAAACGGCCGCACCAATCTGATGATCGGTTCGCTCGACGATCCGCACGCCTTTCCGCCGCATGCCAGCACCTGTACCGAGAACATGGTGGGGTGGTTCGATACGATCACGGGCATTGAAAATACCGGTGCCACCGAAACCAACGGTGCCGACTGGGCTGCGGCGATCAAGGAGAGCAGCAACCAGCACCCTGACCACGATACGAGTTCATGGATGGTCAAGGGGCGTGATGGCTGA
- a CDS encoding WYL domain-containing protein, with protein sequence MNIRLRHDAIVRILRRNGSSTVDDLAEEVGASRRTVLRDIGALREQGFLIHSESGRGGGLQLDPESVQTTARLSVTEVFALLISVAAMRAARSLPFSDLADAGLAKIEKALSAEKVRDLRRLLDCLYVGQLSPRQDISDIGSIDSGLLPAFETGFLQRLHLRFRYRDARGMETLREAEPQAMLILPQLWYLVGWDAARGDFRHFRMDRISAPEIVEGTQFRRRHVPFEDDVCPFSEMAR encoded by the coding sequence ATGAACATCCGCCTCAGACACGACGCCATCGTGCGCATCCTCAGGCGCAACGGAAGCTCGACAGTCGATGATTTGGCAGAGGAGGTGGGTGCTTCCAGGCGAACGGTACTGCGCGACATCGGGGCGCTGCGCGAGCAGGGTTTTCTCATCCATTCCGAATCCGGCCGCGGTGGCGGGCTGCAGCTCGACCCGGAATCGGTGCAGACCACGGCCCGGCTCTCGGTCACAGAGGTGTTTGCGCTCCTGATCAGCGTGGCGGCCATGCGCGCGGCACGCTCCCTTCCTTTCTCCGATCTCGCCGATGCCGGGCTTGCGAAGATCGAAAAGGCGCTTTCGGCAGAGAAAGTGCGGGACCTGCGCCGGCTTCTCGACTGCCTCTATGTCGGGCAATTGTCGCCCAGACAGGATATTTCCGACATCGGGTCGATCGATTCCGGGCTGTTGCCGGCCTTCGAGACGGGGTTTCTGCAGCGGCTGCATCTGCGGTTCCGCTACCGTGATGCCAGGGGAATGGAAACGCTGCGCGAGGCCGAACCGCAGGCCATGCTCATCCTGCCGCAACTTTGGTATCTCGTCGGCTGGGATGCCGCGCGCGGGGATTTCCGGCATTTTCGCATGGACCGGATCAGCGCGCCGGAGATCGTGGAGGGCACGCAGTTTCGTCGAAGGCACGTGCCCTTCGAGGACGATGTCTGTCCGTTCAGCGAAATGGCGCGCTGA
- a CDS encoding RidA family protein — protein sequence MTSHQTLAATPVIVNPSHLHDPTPHGYSTAVIAPAAGRLAFISGQGAYDRNGALSPDFAAQVEQAYANLAAVIAALGARPDQVVKLTVYVVGHDMSKLGILTETVTRMFGDRLPAQTLVPVPRLAIDPMLFEVEAVVLLD from the coding sequence ATGACATCCCATCAAACTCTCGCCGCAACGCCTGTTATCGTGAACCCCTCCCATCTTCACGACCCGACACCGCACGGCTACAGCACGGCGGTCATCGCCCCTGCGGCCGGCCGGCTGGCCTTCATCTCGGGCCAGGGCGCTTACGACCGGAACGGCGCTCTTTCGCCGGATTTCGCTGCCCAGGTGGAACAGGCTTATGCGAACCTCGCCGCCGTCATCGCAGCACTTGGCGCCCGCCCCGACCAGGTCGTGAAACTGACCGTCTACGTGGTCGGCCACGATATGTCGAAGCTCGGCATACTGACCGAGACCGTCACGCGCATGTTCGGCGACAGGCTGCCGGCACAGACGCTGGTTCCGGTGCCGAGACTCGCGATCGACCCCATGCTCTTCGAGGTCGAGGCTGTCGTCCTCCTGGATTGA
- a CDS encoding thioesterase family protein: MRQSAELPPLFVGLRHVERLRVAPIHTVPEIDDSWPGFRDMPPVLATAIMIAFIEQTCVQGLRPFLRQGQRTVGTHVNVSHVAATPVGMNITAEIELAEIDGKSLLFNVTCRDDAGLIGEGTHRRAVIEMERFMKRLDEKRPAPATKAP, encoded by the coding sequence ATGAGACAGTCCGCCGAACTGCCGCCACTCTTTGTCGGGCTGCGTCATGTGGAACGGCTGCGTGTCGCCCCCATCCATACGGTTCCCGAGATCGACGATTCCTGGCCCGGTTTTCGTGACATGCCGCCGGTGCTGGCGACAGCAATCATGATTGCCTTCATCGAGCAGACCTGTGTGCAGGGCCTTCGGCCTTTCCTTCGTCAGGGACAGCGCACCGTCGGCACCCATGTCAATGTCAGTCACGTCGCGGCAACGCCGGTCGGAATGAACATCACCGCGGAAATCGAACTGGCGGAGATCGACGGAAAGTCGCTCCTGTTCAACGTAACATGCCGCGACGATGCCGGTCTTATCGGTGAAGGAACGCATCGGCGCGCCGTCATCGAGATGGAGCGCTTCATGAAGAGGCTTGACGAGAAGCGCCCTGCGCCTGCAACGAAGGCTCCCTAG